The proteins below are encoded in one region of Oryzias melastigma strain HK-1 linkage group LG7, ASM292280v2, whole genome shotgun sequence:
- the LOC112158674 gene encoding gastrula zinc finger protein XlCGF57.1: MSEGSGKRTRIPHDVSINMRTKSDEKPHVSKECDVSFNQTVHLKTHMQTHTGEKLFSCKECDRRFSRISNLQRHMKIHTGEKPFMCKECDKHFNQPFCLKRHTRTHTGEKPFSCKECDKNFISLSHLKSHIRTHTGERPFFCKECDRRFSRISSLQRHMQIHTGEKPFMCKECDKHFNQPFCLERHMRTHTGEKPFSCKECDKSFISLSHLKSHIRTHTGERPFFCKECDRRFSRIFSLQRHMQIHTGEKPFMCKECDKHFNQPFYLKRHMRTHTGEKPFSCKECDKRFISLSHLKSHMRTHTGEKPFSCKECDKSFISLSHLKSHMRTHTGEKPFLCKECDRSFSQIGNLKSHMRIHTEEKPFLCKECDRSFSQIGNLKSHMRIHTGEKPFPCKECDESFRHGTYLKKHMRIHTGERPVEIKSQKTHENS; the protein is encoded by the exons atgtcagaag GGTctggaaaaagaacaagaattcCACATGATGTGTCCATTAACATGAGAACTAAGTCTGATGAAAAACCTCATGTCTCTAAAGAATGCGACGTAAGTTTTAATCAAACAGtccatctcaaaacacacatgcaaactcatacaggagaaaagcttttttcttgtaaagaatgtgacaggaGGTTTAGTCGTATATCTAATCTTCAAAGACACATGAAAATTCATAccggagagaagccttttatgtgtaaagaatgtgacaaacattttaatcaacCATTCTGTCTCAAAAGACACacgagaactcatacaggagagaagcctttttcatgtaaagaatgtgataaaaattTTATCTCATTATCTCATCTTAAATCACACAtaagaactcacacaggagaaaggccttttttttgtaaagaatgtgacagaaggtTTAGTCGTATATCTAGTCTCCAAAGACACATGCaaattcatacaggagagaagccttttatgtgtaaagaatgtgacaaacattttaatcaacCATTCTGTCTcgaaagacacatgagaactcatacaggagagaagcctttttcatgtaaagaatgtgataaaagttttatctCATTATCTCATCTTAAATCACACAtaagaactcacacaggagaaaggccttttttttgtaaagaatgtgacagaaggtTTAGTCGTATATTTAGTCTCCAAAGACACATGCaaattcatacaggagagaagccttttatgtgtaaagaatgtgacaaacattttaatcaacCATTctatctcaaaagacacatgagaactcatacaggagagaagcctttttcatgtaaagaatgtgataaaagatTTATCTCATTATCTCATCTTAAATCAcatatgagaactcatacaggagagaagcctttttcatgtaaagaatgtgataaaagttttatctCATTATCTCATCTTAAATCAcatatgagaactcatacaggagagaagccttttttgtgtaaagaatgtgacagaagttttagtcaaataggtaatctcaaatcacacatgagaatCCATACAgaagagaagccttttttgtgtaaagaatgtgacagaagttttagtcaaataggTAATCTCAAATCCCACATGAGAatccatacaggagagaagccttttccgtgtaaagaatgtgatgaAAGTTTTCGTCATGGAACTtatctcaaaaaacacatgcGAATCCATACAGGAGAACGGCCTGTAGAAATCaagtctcaaaagacacatgagaattcaTAA